The Deinococcus aquaticus genomic interval GGGAGCGAGCTGAATCACGAAGAAGATCAGCAGGCTGGCCAGGAACAGGGTGGGAATGGACTGCACTACGCGGCGCAGCAGGAATGGGATCATGCGGGTACTCCGTGGGCGTCATGGGTGTGGGGGGCAGTCCGCGCGGGCGGACCACCCCCCGTGGGAGCAGAGAATCGGCTCTGGGGCTTACTTGATGAAGGTCAGCTGGTAGTAGCGGTGACCGTAGTAGGCGTCCATCATGTTCGCCGCGAACTCGCCGCCCAGGCGCTCGTTGTACGCCACGTGGTAGTTGCCGCCCACAAGGTAGATGACGGGCTGCAGTTCGCCCTCGACCTTCATGAGCTGCCCGCCGATGGCGCGGCGCTTGGCGTCGTTCAGTTCGGCGTCACCCTGGTAGTACAGCTTGGTCATCAGCTGTTCCTGGCTGGTGGCGCACTTGCCGTCGGTGGGGTTGTTGTAGGAGTGCAGGTTGGTACCGCAGGGCACGACGTTCTGGCCGAAGCTCCAGATGTTGTCGCCGCCGCTCAGGCCCAGCAGGATGGCATCGAAGGGACGGTTCTCGCCCTTCGAGGTCAGCTGGCTGACCAGGGTGTTGAAGTCGATGGGGGTGAAGTTGACCTTCACGCCGACCTTCTTGGCCTCGTCGGCGAAGATGCGGCCGAGCTGCTCGCGGACGGTGTTGCCGGCGTTGGTGCTCAGGTTGAATTCCAGGACCTTGCCGGCCTTGTCGACCAGGAAGCCCTGGGCGTTCTTCTTGGTGTACCCGAGCTGGCCGAGCAGTTTAGTGGCCTCGGCGAGGTTGTACTTGTAGGTGGGCGCGCCGGCGGACAGTCCCGCGTCGATCTGCTGCTTGAAGATCGGGTAGGTGCTGAAGTACGTCTCGCTGCCCAGGCCGCCCAGGGCAAGCTGAACCATCGCCTGACGGTTGGCGATGTGGCTCATGGCGCGGCGGAAGCGCACGTCACGGAACAGCTTCTGCTTGGCGGGGTCGCTCGCCTTGTTCCAGTTGAAGGTGATCCACTGGCTGGTCGCCTGGGGGCTCACGTTGGCCTTCAGGAAGGCCTTCAGGCTGCCGGCGTCGATGGCCTTCTTGGTCTGGGCCAGGTCGTCGGCGTTGCGCATGGGGACCGTATCGATCTGGCCGGCCAGGAAGGCAGCGAGCGAAGCGTTAGCGTCGGCGACGATGCGCACGGACATGTTGTTCAGGTAGGGCAGTTCCTGGCCACGGCTATCCTTGTTCCAGTCGCCCCAGTTGTTGTTCTTCTTGAACACGGCGCGCTCGCCGGCGCGGTAGCTCTCGAGCACCCAGGTGCCGGGGCCGACGATCTGGCTGGGAGGCGTGGCGAGGGTCCACATCTTCTTGATGGCCTCGGCGCCGCCTTCGCGGTAGGCCTTGCCGAACACGTGGTCGGGCCAGGGCGTGTAGGACATCAGGACGAGGGCCTTGGAGCTCGGCTGGGGGAAGTCGAACTGCAGGGTGTAGTTGTCGAGCTTCTTGATCGTGATGGGTTTACCGACCAAGAAGAAGTTGTCGCGGGTGTTGCTGCCGACCTTGTCGTCGGTGTGGATCTTCCAGGTGGTGATCCAGTCGTCGGCGGTGATGGCCTGACCGTCGCTGAACTTCATGCCCTGGCGGATCTTGACCACGAAGCGCTTGTTGTTGTTGCTGACCACGGGCGCGCTGGCAGCCATGTAAGGGATCAGCTCGTCGCTGCGGGGATCCTGGGTGAACAGGCCGCTGCCGGACTCCATGCGGTCGGGGATGCTGTCGGCTTCCGCGCTGGTGAAGGGGTTGAAGGTCTTGAAGTCGCTGATGGCGGACAGGCGCAGTTCGCCGCCACGCTTGTTGGCGGTGTTCTGCTCGCCGGTCCAGGCGGCGGGCCAGACGAAGGCGGTCTGTGCGGCGGCGCTACCGACCGTCAGGGCAAGGGCAAGGGTCAGAACTTTCTTCATGGGGTCCTCCGGGTGGTTCTGGAAAACGGCAACGATCCGGCGGGGCCGTGGTCGTCGCGTTGGGTTGAATGGGTTTCCAGCCCGGTCAATATATGGACTGGCTTAGTTCAGGTCAAGAAAAGAACAAACTATTGGCCGCGTTTCTCATCCAGTCGACCTGAAATCGTTAATTGATCTTACGGTCGCCTAAAAATACGGAATTATTCTTTCCGTTTGAAATTCGCTCTTTGCCCTACTCCCGACCAACCTGACATGAGGCTGATCAGGGTATGCCCCGGTACCCGGACGTGGTCTGAAGTTCAGACGTATAAAGATGCAGTCTCGCACAGAGGGTCGGAATCCTCTCATACGAATTCCGTCTGTTTCGTTGACAACCCGGAAGAACGCCGGATTGCCAACTCCACGCCCGGAACCCGTTTCTCTCCTGCTCGCTCCGCTCGGGTTGAAAGTTTTTGCAAACCTTTCAACCGGAATCCTCTCATGGTGTTCCGACCACACCCGGACTGGCATACAGACCCCTGCGCCGCCCTGCCAGAATCATCAGCCAGCGGGCAGGCATCAAAAAAGCCGAGATACCCGGACGGGCATCCCGGCGAGCGCAGCGGGTTTTCAGCGCGAAACGAAGCCGATCAGCAGTGCCAGCAGCATGAAAAAGCCGCCCAGGACACTGGTGATCCGTACCAGACCACCCTCGACGCCCCGGCCGCCCAGCAGCGAGCCGCCGGACGCCATGCTGGCCGACAGACCGGCCTGCTTGGGTACCTGCAACAGCACGAAGAACACCAGAGCCACGCACACCAGCGCGAACAGAACAAGGAACAGGTTCAGAATCATGATTGACCTCCTGAAAGATCCGGACAGCGCAGCGCCGACACGGGCAGGCAGGCTGAGTGAGAGAGGAATTCGGTGGAACAACGGTGAGGAAGGGCGGGTGGGAACGATCCGGGTGCAGCGGGCAGGAACCGGGTGGGCCCTCCCCTGTGCCCGCAGTGTAGCAAAGGGCCCGCGCCGCCAGAAAGGCCCACCCGGAAGGCAGGCGCAGACGCTGGTACGCGGGAACCGTGCCGTCAGTGGTGACCGTGCCGTCAGCGGCGGCGGCTGCGTCCGGCGCGGGCGCGGCCCGGCTTGCCGGTCAGGCTGCGGCCCATCCGGCTCAGGCCCGACTGATCCAGTTTGCGGTACCCGCGCCGCAGCCCGTGATCCGGGCGCACCCCGTCGGCGATCAGGTGCAACCACTGACTCAGGTAGTACCCAAGCGCAAACGGGGCGAGCACGGCCACGTCCAGCGACCCGGACAGCGCCGGGAGTTTCAGGGTGGGAACCACGTAACTCAGGAGGCCCACCACCAGCGCCACCATGACCGCCAGGTACGCCAGGCGGGTCAGGGGCCCCAGAATCCAGGTGTGAGACAGACCCCGGTGACTGAACATCATGCCGTACGGCACCCACAGCACCCCCAGGATGCCCCAGTGCCGTTTGCTGTCCACGCGGCCCTCGGCGAGGTCCAGGTCCGGTGAGAGCAGGAACGTTCCGGCCGCGTACGCCAGCGTGAAATTCAGGGCCTGCACGGAGGTGACGCTCACGAGCTCCTGACGGGACGCCACCAGCGTGGCCGCCGCCAGGACGCTGTAAGCCGCGATATTGATGAGGTTATGAACACGTCCGCTGGGCACGCGCGCCATTGTGCCACCCGCCGGGCGCGGCGCCCGTGCCAAAGTTCACCCTGGAGGGCCGTTCGCCCGGCCCCAGCGGCTCACCCGCCGGGGTTCATGCAACGTCAGGTGCCGTCCGTCATGCTGTACGGCACATGTCCCGCCACCCTGCCTCTGTCCTGCTGAGTCTGCTGACCCTGGCCCTCCTCAGCGGCTGCGACCTCACCCCCGCGACCGACCCGCCAGCCCCAGCTCCCGGGCCGGTCACCCCGGCGCCCACCAGCCCGGCACCCACCACCCTGGCTGACCGGACGGTACCGCTGGCGCAGGCCGCCAGTGCCACCCTGGACGTTCCCTTCAGCGGCACGTGGTCGGCCGTGAGCGTGCCCGCGTGGCTGCGCCTGAGCCAGCAGGCGGGCAGCGGGAACGTGGCCTTCACGGTCACGGCCGACCGGTCGCTGGCCACTCCGCTGGCCGCGGATCAGCAGACGCTGAGCGCGCCCATGACGCTGTCCTGGAGTTCCGGGACAGGCAGCGCCGCCCGCAGCGGCACCGTCACCTGGACCGTCACCGCCACGCAGTACAGCCTGACCGGCCGGGTGACGGCCCCTGCCCAGGCGCAGGGGAACGATATCGGCACGGCGGCCCCGCCCACCCGGACCGACACGGCATCGCTGGCGGCGGCCGGGGCGAGCGGCGTGATCGTACGCTACCGGGCCGCCGCAGGCACCCTGAGTGCGCAGACGCAGGTCCAGCAGGTGCAGACGCAGTTGCAGGCCGTGACCCGGCAGGCCACCCGCAGCCTGACCAGCGCCGGCATCACCGGGCAGGCCATCCGCCCGCTGAGCAGCCGCAGCGTGGCCGTGCAGGTCAACGACGTGCCCGCCGCCCTGGCTGCCCTGCGCGCTGACCCCAGCGTGGAATCCGTCACGCCGGACGTGATCCTGCGCGCCCAGGCGACCGCCGCGCCGGTCACGCCCACCGACCAGTACGCGCCCCTGCAATGGGCCTACCCCCTCACCGGGTACGGCGCGGTCTGGCGCGACATGGAAGGCGGCGCGTACAGCCGCGCCGTGACCGTCGCCGTGATAGACACCGGCATCCGCTTCGATCACCCGGACCTGAAAGGGCAACTGTGGCGGCCCGGCGAGGGCGCCATGGACCTGATTACCGAGACCAGCAACGGCGACGGCGACGGCCCCGACACCGACCCCACCGACCCCGCCGTGACCGGCCGCAGCACCGGCAGCCACGGCACGCACGTGACCGGCATCATCGCCGCCCGCTGGGGCCTCAACGACGCCAGTTGCGCCATGTGCAGCCTGACCGGCGTGGTCGGCGCGACCCGCAACGCCAACGTGAAGGTCCTGCCCATACGTGTGATCGACGCGACCGGCAACGCCACCGAATCCGACGTGGCCGTCGCCATCCGGTACGCCGCCGGCCTGCCCGTCAGCGTGAACGGCGTCATGACCCGCACCCCGCACGCGGCGCAGGTCATCAACCTCAGCCTCGGCGGGGCCACCAGCGCCGCCAACGCCCAGGAAATGTGCAGCGCCGTGCAGGAAGCCACGGCCGCCGGAAGTCTCGTGGTGGCCGCCGCCGGAAACGGGTACGGCACCCTCCCCTACTACCCCGCCGCCTGCCCCGGCGCGGTCGCCGTGGCGAGCGTCACGCTCTCCGGCGGCAGCGCCCCCATCCGCTCGGCGTTCAGTAACGCCTACCCGCAGGTGCAGCTCGCCGCGCCCGGCGGGGCCGACCCGTACACCCAGGGCACCTTCAACGGCGGCACCCTGAACGGACAGGCCTTCCCCGACATGATCCTCTCGACCAGCTGGGACTATCAGAAGAACGAACCCAACTACGAACTGGAAGTCGGCACCAGCCAGGCCAGCCCGCAGGTCGCCGCGCTGGCCGCACTGCTGCTCTCCAAAGGCGTCACCACCGACGCCGCGGGCACTCTGGCCCGCCTGAACGCCACCGCCACCGACCTCGGCGCCGCCGGCCGCGACGACCAGTTCGGGTACGGCCTGATCAACGCTGCCGCCGCCCTGAACGCCCCGGCCGTCAGCAGCGGCCACGGCCTGAGCCTGCAGGACGCGCGCGGCCAGACCTTCCAGCCTGCACTGGACGCCCTGGGCCGCTTCCAGGCGTGGCTGGGTGACGGCACCTACCGCGCCGTTGCCGGCGAGGACCTCAACGGCAACGGCATTTACGGCGAGAGCGGCGAACGCCGCGACGAACGCACCTTCACGCTCTCGGCCACGCAGCCCAGCGTGGACCTGGGGGACCTGCAGGCCCGCTGATGGTTGATGGTTGATGGGCGGCCCCACCTGCGCGGGGCCGCCCATCCTGCGTTAGCGCCGTGAGGTCAGCCGGTCACGTCGATGACGGTGCGGCCCCTGATCTGGCCGGCCAAAATCTGCCCGGCTAGCGCAGGCACGTCGCTCAGGGGGCGCGTGTGCGTGACGGCAGCCAGCGCGTCAGGTTTCAGGTCGCGGGCCAGGCGTGCCCAGGCGGCCTCGCGGCGGGGGGCGGGGCAGGTGACGCTGTCGATGCCCAGCAGGTTCACGCCGCGCAGGATCAGCGGGAACACGCTGGCGTTCAGTTCGCTGCCGCCCGCCAGTCCGCAGACGGCCAGCGAACCGTGCGCGCGGGTTGAGGCGTACGCGCCGGCCAGGGTCGCGCCGCCCACGCTGTCGACCACGCCCGCCCAGCGTTCCTTCTCCAGCGGGCGTTTCAGGGCCGGGAGTTCGTCGCGGCCGATGACGCGGCTGGCGCCCAGACCCAGCAGGTACGCTTCCTCCTGCGGACGGCCGGTGCTGGCGACCACGGTGTGACCGGCGGCGGCCAGCAGGGCCACGGCGGTGCTGCCCACGCCGCCCGCCGCGCCGGTCACGAGGACCTCGCCGTCGCCGGGGGTCACGCCGTGCTCCTCGAGGGCCATGACGGCCAGCATGGCGGTGAAGCCGGCTGTGCCGACGCTCATGGCCCAGTGGGCGTCCGTTCCGGCGGGCTGCGCGACCAGCCAGTCGGCGTTCGCGCGGGCCAGGGTGGCGTACCCGCCGTCCTGCCGCTCGCCGATGCCCCAGCCGGTCAGGATCACGCTCTGCCCCGCCTGCCAGCGGCCCGTGCGGTCCTCCAGGACCGTGCCCGCCAGGTCGATGCCGGGCGTCATGGGGTAAGAGCGCAGCACGCCGGGCTGCCCGGAGACCGCCAGTCCGTCTTTGTAGTTCAGGCTGGAGTGCGTGACCTGCACGGTCACGTCGCCGTCCGGCAGGTCGGTGGTGGGGAGGGTCTGAAGGCTGGCCTGGATGCCGGCCTCGGTCTTCTCGACGCGCAGGGCGCGGTAGGTGACTGGCAGGGTGCTGGTCGGGACGTGCTGGGTCATGGGGAAACCTCCGGAAGGGGGCGGGGAGTAAGGCGGGCGGGGCGCGCAAGCCGGGCCGCTGAAACTGCGTGTGTGGTCCGCTCCAGCGTAGCGCGCCGGGCCTGGGTGCGCCGCGCGTTACCGTCCGGCGGACACTGCCGGGGGAGCGGCGCGGGCGTGCCGGGCGGGGAGGGTGTGTTACACTCCGCACTGCTATGGAGCCTCCCAGTTCTGGCTCTTCCCACGCGCCCGGTGAATTCCGCCTGAGGGCGGCTTTTTGCTATGGGCTTACCACTACTACCGGACACCGACGCACCACCCCCAGCGGGCGTGGGCGGGCAGCTTGTGCCTCGCGGATGACCGGGACGCGAAACTTGGAGCGCGTCCATTCATGAATGACCTTCTCGGTATTCTCGCCCTGTTCGTCCTCGTGCTGATGAACGGCTTTTTCGTCGCGGCCGAGTTCGCGCTGGTCAGCGTGCGCCGCACCCGCATCGATCAGCTGGCCGACGAGGGCAACGCCCGCGCGAAAGCCACGCAGCGTGCCCTTCAGAACCTCGACCTGTACATTGCCGCGACGCAGCTGGGCATCACCATGGCCAGCCTCGCCATCGGGTTCGTGGCCGAACCGGCCATCGAGCACCTGCTGCACCCGCTGTTCGGCGAGGGACGGTTCACGGAAGCGCAGATCACGGCCATCTCATTCGGCGTGGCGTTCGCGATCAGCACCATCCTGCACATCGTGTTCGGGGAACTCGCCCCGAAAAGCTGGGCCTTGCAGCGCAGCGAGCAGGTCAGTCTGGTCATCATCCGGCCCCTGCTGATCTTCACGGCCGTGTTCCGCTACGCCATCAAGGGCCTGAACGCCCTGGGGAACGGCGTGGTGCGCCTGTTCGGGCTGCGCGGCGTGGCCGGGCATCACACGGCGTACTCGGAAGAGGAAATCCGCATGATCGTCAGCGCCTCCAGTCAGGAAGGTGTGCTGGAAGACAGCGAGAAGGAACTCGTGTACAACGTGTTCGACCTGTCCGACACCACCACCCGCGAGGTCATGACGCCCCGCATGGACATGATCGTGGTCGACGGGGCCTCGCCGCTGCGCCGCCTGCTGGAAGTGAACACCGAGCACGGGTACTCGCGCGTGCCGGTCTACCAGGACAACGCGGACAACATCGTGGGCATCGCGCACACCGGCGACATGCTCCGGCACCTCGACGAACTGGACCACACCGTCATCGCGGACATCATGCGCCCCGTGTACTTCGTGCCCGAAGGCATGAAGATCAAGGACCTGCTCGCCAAGATGCGCGACAAGAAAAGCCACATGAGCATCGTCGTGGACGAGTTCGGCGGCACGACCGGCCTCGTCACGCTGGAAGACGCCCTCGAAGAGATCGTCGGTGAAATCTACGACGAGACCGACGACGACGAACTGCCCATGATCGAGGTGATCAGCGAGGGCGTGTACCTGATGGACGCCAGCCTGACCGTCGGCGAGGTCGAGGAGCACCTGGGCAGCAACCTCGAAGACGGCGAGGGAGAATTCGACACCCTCAGTGGCTTCATGACCAACCACTTCGGAGACATTCCCGCGACCGGCCAGAGCTTCGTGCATGAAGGCTGGGCCTTTACCGTCGAGGACGCCGATCAGCGCCGCGTCACCCGCGTCCGCGTGGAACGCGCCCCCCACCACGACCCCCTGGACCCCGAGGAAGAACCCCATGAGTAACCCCCACCAGATGCCCAGCCCTAGCAACGCCCTGAACCTCACCCCCGACCCGCAACTGCTGGAGGGCGCCAGGGCCGCGTTCAAGCAGGCGTACGCGCCTTACAGCCGCTTTCATGTGGGCGCGGCCCTGCGCACCACCGACGGGCAGGTGTACTTCGGCGCGAACGTCGAGAATGCCAGCTACGGCCTGGGCCGCTGCGCCGAACAGAGCGCCGTGCAGGCCATGGCGACCGCCGGGCGGCGCGATTTCGCCGACATCGTCGTGTACTCGGAAGCCACGCCGCCCGCCAGTCCCTGCGGCGCGTGCCGTCAGGTGCTGTTCGAATTCGCGCCGGACGCCCGCGTGGTGTGCGTGAACCAGCACGGCGACATCATCAGTGGCTACGTCAAGGACTTCCTACCGCACGGTTTCCGACTGGAGCAACGCGACGACGGGCACGCCGTCGGCACCGAGTAACCCGCTGCACCCGGCAGGGGCCTCGCCGCACCACGCGGGCGAGGCCTCTGCTGTTGCTGGCGCGCCCTTCAGGGAGCAATGTCGCTTGAACGGCTGCGGGCGGCCCCCTACACTGCGGGCGTTCCAATCGAAATCGAAGTCGCTGTTGCCAGGGTACCGGTTCGCCGGGACGTTCGCGTGCAGGTACGTGACCTGCGGGGGTAGGCCATGAAGAAAGGACTGATGCGGCTGTTGCTGGTGGGCGTGGTTGGCATGGGCATGGGTGGGCTGTCGGCGGGCGCAGCCGGGTCAGGGAGCGCCGTGTTGGGGGGCACCGTGACTCCCATGACCGACAGTTTCTGGACGGAGTGGCACGTCATCGCCACGACACGGTCGTGGGAAGGTCGCCTGTCGTGCCGCTGGCAGCGGGAGTACGTGCAGTTCAGTCCGCAGACCGGGGATTACTCGGTGGTACGGACACAGACGACGATCACGCGCGGCGAGCCCTGCCCGTCGCCCTGAGCGGCACCGTGATCTGACAGGCACCGTGTTCTGACGGGCAGGGAACGCCTGAGGGGGAGAAACCGGTGATCGGCTCTCCCCCTTCTGGGCGGTCATGGCGCAGCGCGCACGCTGCGGTGGGTGGTCAGGCGTTCAGTCGTGCGCTCCGGCGAGTTCCTTGCCGAACTGCTGCGCTTCGGTGCTGCCAGCCAGGGCGGTGGTGCTGCTCTGCCCGCCGCCGGCGGCCTGGGCGACCAGGTCGAAGTACCCGGTGCCGACCTCGCGCTGGTGCTTGACGGCGGTGAAACCGCGTTCCTGGGCAGCGAATTCGCGTTCCTGGAGTTCCACGAAGGCGGTCATCTGGTTGCGGGCGTAGCCGTAGGCGAGGTCGAACATGCTCATGTTCAGGCTGTGGAAGCCGGCCAGGGTGATGAACTGGAACTTGTAGCCCATCTTGCCCAGTTCGACCTGGTACTTGGCGATGGTCTCGTCGTCAAGGTTTTTCTTCCAGTTGAAGCTGGGGCTGCAGTTGTAGGCCAGCAGCTTGCCGGGGAACTTCT includes:
- a CDS encoding ABC transporter substrate-binding protein translates to MKKVLTLALALTVGSAAAQTAFVWPAAWTGEQNTANKRGGELRLSAISDFKTFNPFTSAEADSIPDRMESGSGLFTQDPRSDELIPYMAASAPVVSNNNKRFVVKIRQGMKFSDGQAITADDWITTWKIHTDDKVGSNTRDNFFLVGKPITIKKLDNYTLQFDFPQPSSKALVLMSYTPWPDHVFGKAYREGGAEAIKKMWTLATPPSQIVGPGTWVLESYRAGERAVFKKNNNWGDWNKDSRGQELPYLNNMSVRIVADANASLAAFLAGQIDTVPMRNADDLAQTKKAIDAGSLKAFLKANVSPQATSQWITFNWNKASDPAKQKLFRDVRFRRAMSHIANRQAMVQLALGGLGSETYFSTYPIFKQQIDAGLSAGAPTYKYNLAEATKLLGQLGYTKKNAQGFLVDKAGKVLEFNLSTNAGNTVREQLGRIFADEAKKVGVKVNFTPIDFNTLVSQLTSKGENRPFDAILLGLSGGDNIWSFGQNVVPCGTNLHSYNNPTDGKCATSQEQLMTKLYYQGDAELNDAKRRAIGGQLMKVEGELQPVIYLVGGNYHVAYNERLGGEFAANMMDAYYGHRYYQLTFIK
- the secG gene encoding preprotein translocase subunit SecG — its product is MILNLFLVLFALVCVALVFFVLLQVPKQAGLSASMASGGSLLGGRGVEGGLVRITSVLGGFFMLLALLIGFVSR
- a CDS encoding metal-binding protein, whose translation is MPSGRVHNLINIAAYSVLAAATLVASRQELVSVTSVQALNFTLAYAAGTFLLSPDLDLAEGRVDSKRHWGILGVLWVPYGMMFSHRGLSHTWILGPLTRLAYLAVMVALVVGLLSYVVPTLKLPALSGSLDVAVLAPFALGYYLSQWLHLIADGVRPDHGLRRGYRKLDQSGLSRMGRSLTGKPGRARAGRSRRR
- a CDS encoding S8 family serine peptidase, yielding MSRHPASVLLSLLTLALLSGCDLTPATDPPAPAPGPVTPAPTSPAPTTLADRTVPLAQAASATLDVPFSGTWSAVSVPAWLRLSQQAGSGNVAFTVTADRSLATPLAADQQTLSAPMTLSWSSGTGSAARSGTVTWTVTATQYSLTGRVTAPAQAQGNDIGTAAPPTRTDTASLAAAGASGVIVRYRAAAGTLSAQTQVQQVQTQLQAVTRQATRSLTSAGITGQAIRPLSSRSVAVQVNDVPAALAALRADPSVESVTPDVILRAQATAAPVTPTDQYAPLQWAYPLTGYGAVWRDMEGGAYSRAVTVAVIDTGIRFDHPDLKGQLWRPGEGAMDLITETSNGDGDGPDTDPTDPAVTGRSTGSHGTHVTGIIAARWGLNDASCAMCSLTGVVGATRNANVKVLPIRVIDATGNATESDVAVAIRYAAGLPVSVNGVMTRTPHAAQVINLSLGGATSAANAQEMCSAVQEATAAGSLVVAAAGNGYGTLPYYPAACPGAVAVASVTLSGGSAPIRSAFSNAYPQVQLAAPGGADPYTQGTFNGGTLNGQAFPDMILSTSWDYQKNEPNYELEVGTSQASPQVAALAALLLSKGVTTDAAGTLARLNATATDLGAAGRDDQFGYGLINAAAALNAPAVSSGHGLSLQDARGQTFQPALDALGRFQAWLGDGTYRAVAGEDLNGNGIYGESGERRDERTFTLSATQPSVDLGDLQAR
- a CDS encoding MDR family oxidoreductase, which encodes MTQHVPTSTLPVTYRALRVEKTEAGIQASLQTLPTTDLPDGDVTVQVTHSSLNYKDGLAVSGQPGVLRSYPMTPGIDLAGTVLEDRTGRWQAGQSVILTGWGIGERQDGGYATLARANADWLVAQPAGTDAHWAMSVGTAGFTAMLAVMALEEHGVTPGDGEVLVTGAAGGVGSTAVALLAAAGHTVVASTGRPQEEAYLLGLGASRVIGRDELPALKRPLEKERWAGVVDSVGGATLAGAYASTRAHGSLAVCGLAGGSELNASVFPLILRGVNLLGIDSVTCPAPRREAAWARLARDLKPDALAAVTHTRPLSDVPALAGQILAGQIRGRTVIDVTG
- a CDS encoding hemolysin family protein, translated to MNDLLGILALFVLVLMNGFFVAAEFALVSVRRTRIDQLADEGNARAKATQRALQNLDLYIAATQLGITMASLAIGFVAEPAIEHLLHPLFGEGRFTEAQITAISFGVAFAISTILHIVFGELAPKSWALQRSEQVSLVIIRPLLIFTAVFRYAIKGLNALGNGVVRLFGLRGVAGHHTAYSEEEIRMIVSASSQEGVLEDSEKELVYNVFDLSDTTTREVMTPRMDMIVVDGASPLRRLLEVNTEHGYSRVPVYQDNADNIVGIAHTGDMLRHLDELDHTVIADIMRPVYFVPEGMKIKDLLAKMRDKKSHMSIVVDEFGGTTGLVTLEDALEEIVGEIYDETDDDELPMIEVISEGVYLMDASLTVGEVEEHLGSNLEDGEGEFDTLSGFMTNHFGDIPATGQSFVHEGWAFTVEDADQRRVTRVRVERAPHHDPLDPEEEPHE
- the cdd gene encoding cytidine deaminase translates to MSNPHQMPSPSNALNLTPDPQLLEGARAAFKQAYAPYSRFHVGAALRTTDGQVYFGANVENASYGLGRCAEQSAVQAMATAGRRDFADIVVYSEATPPASPCGACRQVLFEFAPDARVVCVNQHGDIISGYVKDFLPHGFRLEQRDDGHAVGTE